Genomic window (Mesorhizobium sp. M4B.F.Ca.ET.058.02.1.1):
GGCGTAATCGCATTCTGCTGCCGCGCATCGGTGATGCCCTGGTCGAGGCCCTGCACCTGCTCGATCAGGCCTGTCACGCGCGGACCGGTGAAATCGGTGGGATCGGGCGCGTCGAGAGCGCCCTTGTGATGTCCGGCAGCGTAAGCGCCGGCGAGCGGGGCCGTGACGAGAATTGCGGCAAGCGTGGCAGTCCTGAGAGAGAATGAAACGCGCATGCGGCGCATCCTTTTGCTGGGGAAGGGAGCGGCCGCGCCGCTCCGCTTTCCGACCTTGTGAGCCGTCGGTTCCGTCGTGCCGCGATGGGAGGCATCGCCGGCGGTTCTCGGCCCTGCGCGGCAAGCTAGGAGCGCCCAGCCGCGAAGTGTAATTAAAAAAAGATAATGTTTTCAGGACTTGCCGGTCACGTATCTGCGCCCTAGCGTTGAGTCTGTGAACAAATTCTCGTGATACGCGATCACCGTTCAGTGAGCTTCAGCTCGATGCGGCGGTTCTTGCTGCGCGCCTCGTCGGTGTCGGCTGGATCGAGTGGCTGGAATTCACCGAAGCCGGCCGCGACCAACCGATTGGCCGGCACGCCGTTCTCGATCAGGAACTTCACCACCGAGGTCGAGCGCGCCGTCGACAGCTCCCAATTGTCGCGATAGCGGCCGGCACCCGAGAGTGGCTTGTTGTCGGTATGGCCGTCGACGCGCAGCACCCAGTTGATCTCCGGCGGGATTTCCTTCTGCAATTCGATGATGGCGTCGGCGAGCTTCTTCATTTCAACCTTACCGGCATCGTTGATCTCTTCGGAGCCGGTCGGGAACAGCACCTCCGACTGGAAGACGAAGCGATCGCCGACGATGCGGATGTTCTCGCGGTCGGCGAGGATCTCACGCAGGCGGCCGAAGAAGTCGGAGCGGTAGCGGTTCAGCTCCTGCACGCGCTGCGCCAGCGCGACATTGAGGCGGCGGCCGAGGTCGGCGATCTTGGTGTTGGAGTCGCGGTCGCGCGCTTCCGAAACGTTGAGCGCGTCCTCGAGCGCACCGATCTGCTTGCGCAGGGCGGCGATCTGCTGGTTCAGGATCTCGACCTGGCTGAGCGCCTGCTGGCTGATCTGGCGCTGGCTGTCGAGCTCGCCGGAGAGGGCGGCGGCGCGCTGGTTGGCGGCGTCGCCGGCGCCGGCGCCTTGCGCCAGCAGTTGTTCGAGCCGGCTCTTTTCCGCCTCCGACGCCGATAGCGAGGCCTGCAGATTGGCGAGAGAATCCTCCCTGTCCTGCGTCGTAGAGCGCTCCAGCGCCAGAAGCTGGGTCAGTTCGTTGATCTGCGAATTGAGCCGGTTGAGCACCGTGTCCTTGCCGGAGATCTCGCGGCCGAGCAGGAACTGCGCCAGCACGAAGACGGTGAGCAGGAACATGATCGCCAGAAGCAGTGTCGATAGCGCGTCGACGAAGCCCGGCCAATAGTCGATGCGGCGATCGGCGCGCCGCCTTGCCAGCGCCACGTCAGTGCACTCCCGGCTTCTTCAGCGCGTCGGCGATCTTTTCCAGCGTGTTGCGCATCGCCTTCTGCTCGTCGGACTGCGCTTCGACCCAGTCGCGCATGATCTGCTGTTCCGAACGCATGTTCTTGACCAGGCCCGAAATACCGTCGGCGAGGTTGGCCATCGCGGTGGCGACGCGCGGATTGGAGCCGCCGCCATTCTCCTGCAGGCTGCGCAGCCTTTCCGACAGCAGGCGGATCTCGTCGGAGGGCTCGGTCCTGGCCGAGTCGGAGACGACGATATCGTGCGACAGATCGGTGACCGAGGACAGCCAGTTTTCCAGCTCGGTGTAGAAGCGGGTCTGGGCACGGCCGGCCTGCAGGTCGAGGAAGCCGAGCACAAGCGAGCCGGAGAGGCCGAACAGCGAGGACGAAAACGCCGTGCCCATGCCTGCGAGCGGCGCGGCAAGCCCTTGCTTCAGCGAATCGAGCACGGCGGCGGCGTCGCCGGTGCCGGGATCGAGCGATTCGATGGTTTCTCGGATCGAGCCGATGGTGTTGAGCAGACCCCAGAAGGTGCCGAGCAGGCCAAGGAACACAAGCAGCCCGACGAGGTAGCGCGAGGTGTCACGGCTTTCGTCGAGGCGAGTGGCGATGGAATCGAGCATCGTGCGCATCGAGCTGGTCGAGAAGGCCACCGTCGACGAGCGGCCGATCATCGCCTTCATTGGCGCGAGCAGCACAGGCTCCGTGGTCTCCGAGCCGGCGCGGAAGGAGTTGACCCAGCGCACCTCGCGAAACAGGCGCCCGACCTGGACGAAGGCCAAGAGGATGCCGACCACCAGCACGCCGATGATCAGGCCGTTGAGGCCGGGATTGGTGACGAAGGCGGTCGAGATCTGGCGGGTGAGGATAGCGGCGATGAATGCAACGATGATCAGGAAGATCACCATGGTGAGCAGGAAGACCTGCGGGCTCGACAATTTGTGCGGATCGTAGATCAGAACGTCGGAGCGCCTGCCCATGCCGAAGGATCTGAGAAAAGCCATCCGAACCCCGTTTCCGATGCCGCGCCGCCGATCAGGTTGACGGCAACTCTAAACGGAATTGTGACCAAATTGAATGGTGGTTGGCAATAATGCCGAGCCAGGGCTCAGAGCCTGTTCCATCCCCGATGGAAATCGGGATGGGACTCTACCTTCTTGTTGGAGCTGTTCTTTTCCGAAAACCGGTTCCCCACTTTCGGGATCACGCTCTAGATCCGGTTTATCACCAGACAGTCGACCATTGCGGCCAGATGCAAGCCGGCGCCGGTGACGACAAAGCCATGCCAGACGGCATTGTGGAAGCGCAGCCCCTTCCAGGCGAAGAAGATGACGCCAAGCGAATAGACGATGCCGCCGGCAACGATCAGCGCGATCGATGTCGTCGGCAAGGTCCGCACCATCGGGCCGACCAGGACAATGCCGCTCCAGCCGATGGCGAGGTAGAAGACAATCGCAAGCCGGTCGAAGCGGCCGGGGAAAAGCACCTTGATGGCGATGCCGATGGCCGCTGCCGTCCAGACCAGCACGATCATCGAGACGGCGAGCGGGGAGCCGTCGAGCTGGGCGAGAAAGGGCGTGTAGGTCGCGGCGATCAACAGATAGATCGCGGCATGGTCGAAGCGGCGCAGAATCCACTTCGCCGGCGACGACACCGGCCAAAGATTATAAGCCAGCGACACCGACAGGACGGTGAGCAGCGAGGCGACATAGAAGGCTGCAGCGACATACTCGCCGGGGCCGGCATGAAAGGCGGCCAGCGCCAGGAAGGCCGAACCCGCCGCGATCGCCAGCACGATGCCCACCGCATGTACGATGCCGTCGGCGATCACTTCGGCACGCGAGTAATGCCAGCGTCCCACGAACGGGATCTCGATCTGGGATTGTGACCTGGTGTCGCTCATGAACGGTCCTGCATGGCCCTCATCTGGGCGTCTGCCGGACAGTATTTCAAGCTTTGGTTGCCGTTTTGCGACTGCGGCGCTTCAGCGCGGCGCCCGTCAACGTGACTTGCCTGTCAACGAGATGGCAGCGGCTTCTTGACGGTCTTCAGCAGCGCGCGCTGGATGATCTCGTTGCCGGCAACGACCGAGCCGTGCTCCAGCATCTCCTGCCCACCCTCGAAATCGGAAGCGAAGCCGCCGGCTTCGCGGATCAGCAGCAGGCCGGCAGCGATGTCCCAGGCCGACAGACCGACCTCCCAGAACCCGTCCATGCGGCCGGCGGCGACATAGGCGAGATCGAGCGAGGCGGAACCGAGACGACGCACGCCCGAGACCTCGGCCATCACATTGCGCAGTTCGATGAGGAAATTGCCGTGCTGGCCACGGCCGAGATGCGGCACGCCGCAGCCGATCACGGCGTCGGTGAGCTTGGTGCGGCCGGCGACGCGCAGCCGGCGGTCGTTCATGAAGGCGCCGCCGCCGCGCTCGGCAGTGTAGAGCTCGTCCATCGCCGGATTGTAGATGACGCCGGCGACGATCTGGCCCTGGCGCTCCAGCGCGATCGAGATGGCGAAGAGCGGGATGCCGTGCAGGAAGTTGGTGGTGCCGTCGAGCGGGTCGACGATCCAGCGGTGCTGGCCATCCTCGCCCTCGATGGCGCCGCGCTCTTCCATCAGGAAGGCGTAGCCGGGTCTTGCCTTCGACAGTTCGGTGAACAGGATGTCCTCGGCCTTGCGGTCGGCCTGGCTGACATAGTCGCCTGGCCCCTTCATCGACACCTGCAGGTTCTGCACTTCGCCGAAGTCGCGCGCCAGCGAACGGCCAGCCTTCATCGCGGCCTGGACCATGACATTGAGGATCGCTGAACGCGCCATCTTGTTTTCCCGCTGTCCCGCGCTCTAGTCGGCGCGGCGGACGTAAGTGATTTCGTTGGTGTCGACGATGATGCGCTCGCCGGCGGCAATGAAGGGCGGCACCAGCACGCGGATGCCGTTCTCCAGCACCGCGGGCTTGTAGGAAGAGGCAGCCGTCTGCCCCTTCACCACCGGGTCGGCCTCGGTGATGGCCAGCGTCACCTGATCGGGCAGCGAAATGCCGATCGGCCGTTCCTCGTAGAGCTGGACCGTCACCATCATGCCGTCCTGCAGGAAGGCGGCGCGATCGCCGACGAAATCCTTCGCCAGTTCGAGCTGCTCGTAGCTTTCGGTGTCCATAAACACCAGCGCATCGCCCTGCTCATAGAGGAAGGAAAAATCCTTCAGATCGAGCCGGATCTGCTCGACGGTCTCGGCCGAGCGAAAACGCTCGTTGAGCTTGGTGCCGTTGATGAGGTTCTTCAGCTCGACCTGGTTGTAGGCGCCGCCCTTGCCGGGCTTGACGGTGTTGGTCTTGACCGCGACCCAAAGTCCGCCATCGTGCTCGATGACGGTGCCGGGACGGATTTCGTTGCCATTGATCTTGGCCATGATGATGCTGGTCCGGAGTGAGGGAGCCGCCGCGACGGCGATTTGGCGCCTCCAAGACCACAAATCGTCCGGAGAGGCAAGGAGGGAGCAGCGCGACGCAGCGCCGCCGCCCTGCGCCTCTTGCCCTCAAGGCAAACGGTTCGCCTTCTGCAGCGCCTGCTTGGTCTGGCCGTCGTCGAGGCCCTGGAGGAAATCATCCATTTCGGGATCGATAAGTCCGGCGCGACGGGCAACGATATACCAGGCGGCCGCGAGGATCAGGTCCGGTTCGGTGCCGATGCCTTCCATGTAGAGCTTGGCGAGGCGATTCTGGGCGGCGACGTTACCGCCCTCGGCCGCCTGTTTCATCCAGCCGAAGCCGGACTTCAGGTCGCGGTCGCCGCCGCGCCCCTCGATCATCCATGTGGCGAGATCGACCTGCGCCGTATCGTAGTTCTGCCTGGCGGCCTGCGCCAGCAGCCGACGCGCCTGGGCATCGTCGCGCGGCTTGCCGCCGGCGCCATTGGCGTAGATCTGCGCCATCGCATATTGCGCGTCGGCCAGTCCGGTGGCGGCGGCGCGCTCGTAATAGGTGGCAGCCTTGGCGATGCCGGCGTCGCCCGGATCCTGCTGGACAAGCAATTGCGCGAAATTGAACTGCGCCAGGCGGTTGCCGGCCTCCGCGGCGGCCTGCATCAGCGCATACGCCGCCTTCTCGTCCTTCTTGACGTAGCGGCCGTCGAGCAGCATCAGCGCGTACTGGAATTGCGATTCCGGCACGCCCTGCTCGGCGGCGAGCGCGTACCATTTCGCGGCCTCCGCGGCGTTGAGCGGTACGCCGAGCCCGCGCGACAGGATCTCCGCCACCAGGGTCTGGGCGGCGGGGTCCCCGTTCTGGGCGCGCACCAAGGCGAGATTGTAGGCGGTCTTGTAGAGGCCACGCTGAAAGGCGCCATAGGCCGAATCCGACGGTTTGGCGCCGAAGCGATCGGGATTAATGGCGTCCGCCGAAGGCAATGGGGCCGTGGTGGCGGGCTGCGGCAGCGGCGTGGCGATCGGCTTATCGACACGCACGCCGGTTGTTGGCGCACCTGCGGCGGGCGCATTTGCAGCCGGCGCGCTTGCGTCCGGTACGCCCGCATCCGGTCGGGGCTGCGGCAGCGGAACGGTCTGCGCCGCCGCCGCCGCCTCGGTCAAAAGGGCCGCGGCCAGAACCGCGAGGGGAAGCAAAGACCGGCGCACGTCAATCCTCGAAGCGCGGCGCGGTCTCGTCGAGCAGCACATTGGCGGCGGCGATCGCCCCCCTGGGGTCGATCCCGTCGGCGAAGACGGCGCTGGACAGCGCCACGAATTCGGCGCCGGTGGCGGCCACCGCCTCGACCGATGCGAGATCGGATCCGGCCATGACGATGCACGGGATCTGGATCATCTCGGCCCACCATTGGCCAAGAGACAGGTTGCGCGGATGCGGCTCCGGCTTGTTGTCGTAACCGAAGCGGCCGAAGAAAATGTAGTCGGGCCGCGCCTCGCCGAGCGCCAGCGCATCGTCGCGGGTCTTGGCGCCACCGACGCCGACCATCATCCTTCCCTGGAAGTGTTCGATGGTCTCGGCGAGCTCCTGGCTGGAGACCTCGACATGGATGCCGTCGGCCTGGACGCGGCCGGCGATGCGGGTATCGCCGGCGATGACGACCGCGATGCCTGCCGCCTGCGCCGTGGGCACGATCCTTTCGGCGAAGGCCTGGAAGGCGACGTCATCCATGCCGTTTTCCGGCAGGATGAGCGAGGCGACGTCACCGCCCTCGAAGGCCGCGGCAATACGCTCGCCCGGCGCGTCTTTCGGCGCGATCAGCACGATACGGCAGCGATTGGGCGGCGTGGCGTCGTTCATTGGTCATCGATCCCGGTTTTCGCCTATGCCGGGCGAAGATGGTTGCATTGCGGCATAGAGCAAAGCGCCCGGTTTGAACAGGCGGGCAAGCGGGATCATGATATCAGAGCTAACCGGGTCGGGCGGGACCGCCGCCCAGCCGAGACGGCAGGACGGCCGTCGCGGTCCTTCACTCGGCCGCTTGTGGGCTCGGCACCTTGGGCTTCCAAAGCGTCCAGCCGAGGGTCATGCCAGCGGCGGCGATCAGGATGGCGGCGGCGCCGAGGATCTGCGCGGGGTGCAGACGGTGGCCGAAGGCGCCGACGTCGACGAGGATCGCCACCACCGGATAGACGAAAGAGAGCGCGCCCTGCAGGTGTGTCGGCAGCTTCTGGATGGCGCCATACATCAATATGTACATCAGACCGGTGTGGACGACGCCGAGCGTCGCCAGCATCACCCAGCTCCGGGCGTCGGCGGGGAGGTGGGAAAGATTGGCGAAGGGCGCCAGCATGACAGCGCCGACGCAGACCTGGATGAGCGCGATCAGGTGCGGCGGCGTGCCCTTGAGCGTCTTGGTGACGATTGCCGCCACGGCCCAGAAGAAGGCCGCCCCCAGCGCCATCACGATCCCGGTGAAATAGTCGGTGCCGACATCGCCGGCATCGGGCCTGGTCTGTACGATCAGCAGCATGCCGGCGAAGGCGATGGCGAGCCAGGCCAGCTTGGTCAGGGTCAGGCGTTCGCCAAGGAAGAGCGCCCCGAAGCCAACCAGCATGAAGGGCTGGGTGTTGTACACGGCGGTGGCGATCGAGATCGAGGCGCGGGGAAAGGCGCTGAACAGCAGCAGCCAATTGATGACGATGGCAGCGCCGCCGAGAACGGCAAGCCCAGCGACGCGCGGCGTCAATGTCCCGCGCAGCAGGCCGAGCGCCGCGCAGATGACGAGCAGCGTCGCCGCGCCGAAGGCGCATCGCCAGAACACCACATCAATGGCAGGCTGGCCAGAAAGCACGACGAACCAACCGATCGTGCCGAGGATCGCCATTGCCGCGGTCATTTCGACCGTGCCGTGCAGAGTATTGTTCATGAGGCAGCCTCTAGATCTTTATGGCTGCATGATCTCAAGCTCCGACGGCCATTTCCATGCCGACAGAAAGATGGTATGCCGTATTGACCTAATTAAATAAGGCAAAACCACTCTTCATCGTGGAATGTGGAAATGCTCGACGATCTTGACAGGCACCTTCTCGACATCCTCGTCCGGGATTCCAGAACGTCGCTGAAAGATCTGGCGCAGCAAGTCGGCATGTCGTCACCGAGCGTTTCGGAGCGGCTGCGGCGGCTGGAGGAGCGCGGCGTCATCCGCGCCTTCACCATCGAGGTCGATCCGGAAGCGCTCGGCTACCCGCTGCAGGCGATCGTGCGCATCCGGCCGCTGCCGGGCAAATTGCACATCGTGCAGAAGCTGATCGAGGAGACGCCCGAATTCGGCGAATGCGACAAGGTGACGGGCGACGACTGCTTCGTCGCGCGGCTGTTCGTGCGCTCGATCGGCGAGCTCGATCGGCTTCTCGACCGGATCGCCGACAAGGCGGAGACGAGCACCGCCATCATCAAGGCGCAGCCGATCCGCCGCCGCCCGCCGCCGCTGGGCGTCTAGCTATTTCAGAAAAGCCGTGAGCGGTTCTCCGTCCGGAATTGCGTAAAAGCAATTCGGCG
Coding sequences:
- a CDS encoding peptidoglycan -binding protein, whose protein sequence is MALARRRADRRIDYWPGFVDALSTLLLAIMFLLTVFVLAQFLLGREISGKDTVLNRLNSQINELTQLLALERSTTQDREDSLANLQASLSASEAEKSRLEQLLAQGAGAGDAANQRAAALSGELDSQRQISQQALSQVEILNQQIAALRKQIGALEDALNVSEARDRDSNTKIADLGRRLNVALAQRVQELNRYRSDFFGRLREILADRENIRIVGDRFVFQSEVLFPTGSEEINDAGKVEMKKLADAIIELQKEIPPEINWVLRVDGHTDNKPLSGAGRYRDNWELSTARSTSVVKFLIENGVPANRLVAAGFGEFQPLDPADTDEARSKNRRIELKLTER
- a CDS encoding MotA/TolQ/ExbB proton channel family protein, with the protein product MAFLRSFGMGRRSDVLIYDPHKLSSPQVFLLTMVIFLIIVAFIAAILTRQISTAFVTNPGLNGLIIGVLVVGILLAFVQVGRLFREVRWVNSFRAGSETTEPVLLAPMKAMIGRSSTVAFSTSSMRTMLDSIATRLDESRDTSRYLVGLLVFLGLLGTFWGLLNTIGSIRETIESLDPGTGDAAAVLDSLKQGLAAPLAGMGTAFSSSLFGLSGSLVLGFLDLQAGRAQTRFYTELENWLSSVTDLSHDIVVSDSARTEPSDEIRLLSERLRSLQENGGGSNPRVATAMANLADGISGLVKNMRSEQQIMRDWVEAQSDEQKAMRNTLEKIADALKKPGVH
- a CDS encoding hemolysin III family protein, producing MSDTRSQSQIEIPFVGRWHYSRAEVIADGIVHAVGIVLAIAAGSAFLALAAFHAGPGEYVAAAFYVASLLTVLSVSLAYNLWPVSSPAKWILRRFDHAAIYLLIAATYTPFLAQLDGSPLAVSMIVLVWTAAAIGIAIKVLFPGRFDRLAIVFYLAIGWSGIVLVGPMVRTLPTTSIALIVAGGIVYSLGVIFFAWKGLRFHNAVWHGFVVTGAGLHLAAMVDCLVINRI
- a CDS encoding inositol monophosphatase family protein: MARSAILNVMVQAAMKAGRSLARDFGEVQNLQVSMKGPGDYVSQADRKAEDILFTELSKARPGYAFLMEERGAIEGEDGQHRWIVDPLDGTTNFLHGIPLFAISIALERQGQIVAGVIYNPAMDELYTAERGGGAFMNDRRLRVAGRTKLTDAVIGCGVPHLGRGQHGNFLIELRNVMAEVSGVRRLGSASLDLAYVAAGRMDGFWEVGLSAWDIAAGLLLIREAGGFASDFEGGQEMLEHGSVVAGNEIIQRALLKTVKKPLPSR
- the efp gene encoding elongation factor P, with the translated sequence MAKINGNEIRPGTVIEHDGGLWVAVKTNTVKPGKGGAYNQVELKNLINGTKLNERFRSAETVEQIRLDLKDFSFLYEQGDALVFMDTESYEQLELAKDFVGDRAAFLQDGMMVTVQLYEERPIGISLPDQVTLAITEADPVVKGQTAASSYKPAVLENGIRVLVPPFIAAGERIIVDTNEITYVRRAD
- a CDS encoding tetratricopeptide repeat protein, with product MRRSLLPLAVLAAALLTEAAAAAQTVPLPQPRPDAGVPDASAPAANAPAAGAPTTGVRVDKPIATPLPQPATTAPLPSADAINPDRFGAKPSDSAYGAFQRGLYKTAYNLALVRAQNGDPAAQTLVAEILSRGLGVPLNAAEAAKWYALAAEQGVPESQFQYALMLLDGRYVKKDEKAAYALMQAAAEAGNRLAQFNFAQLLVQQDPGDAGIAKAATYYERAAATGLADAQYAMAQIYANGAGGKPRDDAQARRLLAQAARQNYDTAQVDLATWMIEGRGGDRDLKSGFGWMKQAAEGGNVAAQNRLAKLYMEGIGTEPDLILAAAWYIVARRAGLIDPEMDDFLQGLDDGQTKQALQKANRLP
- a CDS encoding thiamine phosphate synthase, producing the protein MNDATPPNRCRIVLIAPKDAPGERIAAAFEGGDVASLILPENGMDDVAFQAFAERIVPTAQAAGIAVVIAGDTRIAGRVQADGIHVEVSSQELAETIEHFQGRMMVGVGGAKTRDDALALGEARPDYIFFGRFGYDNKPEPHPRNLSLGQWWAEMIQIPCIVMAGSDLASVEAVAATGAEFVALSSAVFADGIDPRGAIAAANVLLDETAPRFED
- a CDS encoding DMT family transporter, with product MNNTLHGTVEMTAAMAILGTIGWFVVLSGQPAIDVVFWRCAFGAATLLVICAALGLLRGTLTPRVAGLAVLGGAAIVINWLLLFSAFPRASISIATAVYNTQPFMLVGFGALFLGERLTLTKLAWLAIAFAGMLLIVQTRPDAGDVGTDYFTGIVMALGAAFFWAVAAIVTKTLKGTPPHLIALIQVCVGAVMLAPFANLSHLPADARSWVMLATLGVVHTGLMYILMYGAIQKLPTHLQGALSFVYPVVAILVDVGAFGHRLHPAQILGAAAILIAAAGMTLGWTLWKPKVPSPQAAE
- a CDS encoding Lrp/AsnC family transcriptional regulator, which encodes MLDDLDRHLLDILVRDSRTSLKDLAQQVGMSSPSVSERLRRLEERGVIRAFTIEVDPEALGYPLQAIVRIRPLPGKLHIVQKLIEETPEFGECDKVTGDDCFVARLFVRSIGELDRLLDRIADKAETSTAIIKAQPIRRRPPPLGV